A region from the Sceloporus undulatus isolate JIND9_A2432 ecotype Alabama unplaced genomic scaffold, SceUnd_v1.1 scaffold_416, whole genome shotgun sequence genome encodes:
- the LOC121917730 gene encoding uncharacterized mitochondrial protein AtMg00810-like, with protein sequence MTTSFVSEEVTRAFEDKRLFRSVVGSLQFISSHTRPDISYPVHVLARRVNDPRIEDWTAVKHLIRYLKGTIDKKLIIRKSNADLECYVDSSFASESGDKKSVSGMIIRYSESPIVWRSRKQTNVALSSSEAEFAALNEITNEIRSPV encoded by the exons ATGACGACAAGTTTTGTGTCAGAGGAAGTTACAAGAGCTTTTGAGGATAAAAGATTGTTTAGAAGTGTTGTTGGAtctttacagtttatttctaGCCATACCAGACCAGACATCTCGTACCCGGTTCATGTTTTGGCAAGAAGAGTGAACGACCCGAgaattgaggattggacagcagtGAAACATTTGATTAGGTATCTGAAAGGAACCATAGACAAGAAGCTgataattagaaaaagcaatgctgATTTGGAATGttatgtagatagttcatttgcttcGGAATCAGGAGACAAAAAGTCAGTGTCTGGAATGATTATAAGATACAGCGAAAGTCCCATTgtgtggagaagtagaaaacagacaaacgtaGCATTGAGCTCTAGTGAGGCCGAGTTCGCAGCTTTGAATGAAATCACAAATGAg ATTCGCAGTCCTGTatag